The Acidobacteriota bacterium genomic sequence CCTTCCTCAAGGAGGGCTCGCACCTTCTGAAAGATCCCAGTCCATTCTTTGAGGACAGGCTCTGGCAGGTTGATGGCGCCGGTCGCCAGTTCGCGAAGAATAAGGCGAGGGTAGTGGGGGGAAGCCGTTGCTGCCTGGGCTATTCCGGTGATCAGAGTCCTCAACTTATCTTCGCTGCTGCTTGCCGCTTCGATGCTGTCTCCGATACGTTCCCAGGTCCCGTGGATCACGCTAAGAATGACGGCCGCATACAGTGAAGCCTTATCGCCGAAGTGGTAGTAGAGCATCGCCTTGTTGATACGGGCGCGGCGGGCAATCTCATCAACCCGGGCTCCCGCGAACCCCTCCTCGGCGAAAACCTCCGAAGCCGCTGTAATGATCCGCTGCGTGACCGATTTTCCTTCGGGTTGTTTTTCCGCTCTCTTTCTTTCCATATCCCGGCTCCATTAAATAACCAGTTAGTTTAACTAAATAGTTGTTTAAATATACAACCGCTTCTCCATTTCGTCAAGTGGTCCCCTGCGAATCACTTTCATAGGATAAGAGCTTGGTTTTTGCACATTGTGACGTTTCACATATCCCAAGCAAGGGTCAGGCCATGATTCTCAATCATGGATTATGCTGAGATCAGCATAACCCATAGTAACGAATCACGACTTGACTCTTTTCAGGGATATGTAACGATAATGCTCGGCTCTCGCTACATACTATATGCGAATAGTTTTGCATATAGTATTACTATATGCTAATATGTTGGCATATGGTACCACGAACGTACTGGCTCAATCTGATAGAATCTGCATGGAAGAGGAAATCCGTCGTCTGGCTCTCCGGAGTACGACGGGTCGGGAAAACCTTTCTCTGCAAGAGCATTCAGAACATCGAATACTTCGACTGTGAACTACCGCGGGTGCGAAAGCAGATGGAAGATCCTGAGGGATTCCTTGCCACTCTCGGGAAAAAGAAGGTCGTCTTGGATGAAATTCATCGTCTTTCCAATCCATCCGAGCTTCTGAAGATCGCTGCCGATCATTTCCCGTCAGTAAAGCTCATCGCAACAGGATCTTCCACTCTCCAGGCTTCTACACGCTTTCGCGACACTCTGTCGGGAAGAAAAACCGACATCTGGCTTACTCCCATGAATTCATCCGATCTGACGGATTTCGGCAATCACGACCTTGCACATCGTTTCCTCAGAGGAGGGCTTCCCCCATTCTTCATGAGCCCTCATCTTCCTGAGAGAGACTTCCAGGATTGGATCGATTCATACTGGGCGCGAGACATCCAGGAACTCTTCAGACTGGAACGACGACACTCTTTTCAGAAATACATGGAGATGCTCTTTGCTCAGAGCGGCGGTCTGTTCGAAGCGAACCGCTTCGCAAAGCCTTGTGAGGTAAGTCGCGGAACCATCAGCAATTACCTTTCGGTTCTTGAAGCTACCTGGATCATCCACGTCATCCGCCCATTTTCAACCCGCCGCTCCGTCGAGATCATCGCCGCTCCTAAAACATATGCTTTTGATACAGGCTTCGTCTGTTATTACCGCGGATGGCATCACCTGAGAGACGATGACTTCGGTTTGCTTTGGGAGCACTGGGTGCTCAATGAAATGCAAAGCCACCTGCAAGCCCCCATTGTCCATTACTGGCGCGATAAACAAGGCCACGAGATTGACTTCATTCTCATTCCCCGAGGTAGGAAACCGATAGCGATTGAGTGCAAGTGGAAAGCCGAGAATTTCGATCCAACGAATCTGAAAGTTTTTCGAAACCAGTATCCCGACGGGCCGAACTGGGTCGTTTGCCAAGATGTGCTTCATACATACACACGGATCCATGCAAACATGAAAGTAACGTTCATGGGAACCGGCGATCTGCGCACGCATATCGAACGGATTTTCCCGAAAAAATAAGCACAGGAAAATCGAAGATGATGAAACGCAATTTGATCACAGCATTGATGATCGCATTTATATTGACATGGATCGGGCAGGCATCGGCGGGATGGGTCATCGACCAGGCCGTGAAGGGAGATGAAAAAGGAGGAGATGCAGGTAACAGTCATCAAATGATGCTTTAGACAAACCAGATGAAGACCACGGTCTTTCAGGCCGGGAAACCGGTCTCCGCATTCATCATGGATCTGAGCGCACAGATGATCACGCAGATAAACTATGGAGACAGGTCTTACATCACGTCCACCATCCAGGAGTTCGTTCAGACTATGAAAGGGGCGGTGAACACCGCGATGAAACAGATGGAAGAAGCGTTGAAACAGGTCCCACCCGAGCAACGCAAGATGATGGAAGAGATGATGCGCTCACAGATGCCGAAGCAGGAGGATTGTCCGGAGGCCAAGACGGAGCTTCGGAGGACTGGGCACCAGGAGACGATCGCAGGATACACCGCCATTCGCTACGATGTCTTGGTCGATGGCAAAATGACCTCGGAACTTTGGATCTCCAAAGGAATCGACGCATGGAAAGAGATAGACCCTGAAAAGCTCCAGAAGCTCTCCGCAGAGTTCGAAAAGCTTGCCGGATGCGGCAACAAGACAGGGTTGTCAGTCTCCGATCCTTCATGGAAGGTCGTTGCGGAAGGATTTCCCATGAGGACAGTAATGAAGATGGGGGAAGTAACGGTGATCGAACTCGTGAAAGCCGAGAGCAAAGCGATCCCCGCAGCAGAATTTCAGCCCCCGGCCGGATTTGCCCGGAAGACCTGGCAGGAGATGATGCACCAATAGAGGAAGACTGTTCCTTACAGTTTCCCGCTCTTCTGCAGGATATCCTTTAGATTGACGATATGAGTCTCTCTCAGCTTGTTTAAAGAATCGTAGAAAAAACCTGATGTCAAGCGGAATTTTCTTGGATGTCATAAAGGATGACGCGCCCTGCGCGAAGCTCTGATATTTTAATACATACCCGGAGGCTATCAGAATGAGGAAGCTGCACGCTGGGTTGTTTTCTTTGATAGAAGCGTCTGGCTTGCCTCTTGCTAAATAGCCGAGGGGAGCGAATGATTCATATTCATTTTTAAATCTGCTTTGATCGGCTCTGGCTCCTGTTCAAAGCTCTCGCTCCTGGAGGGCGAAGTTACTGGAGGAGGGGCTTCGCCCTCTTGTTTTATCCGCCCACCATGAAATATTCAATATGCTGTCAAATAAGAATTGACAAGCGTCTAATTCTTTCTATAATCAAAACCGATGAAAAATCTATTACGCAAACTGTTCGGAAAGATGAAGGGGGAAAACGGATAAAATGACGTACGTTCCAACAAAACTATTTCTTACAAAGGGAGTGGGAAAACACAAGGAGAAGCTCGCCAGTTTTGAGATGGCTCTGAGGAAGGCAGATATTGCCCATTTGAATCTTGTCAGAGTATCGAGCATCTTCCCGCCGCACTGTAAGCTTATTTCCAAGAACTCCGGGATGAAGTATCTAAAGCCTGGCCAGATCACACACGTCGTCATCAGTGAATGCTCAACAAACGAGCCGCACCGGCTCATCGCTGCATCCGTGGGCGTTGCTCTCCCTAAGAATCCAGACAACTATGGATACCTCTCCGAACACCACGCGCACGGGCAGGTCGAGGAGAACGCTGGCGATTACGCCGAGGATCTTGCAGCTTCGATGCTGGCTACTATCCTGGGAGTTGAATTCGATCCGGACAAGAGTTGGAACGAGAAAAAAGAGATCTGGAAGATCAGCAGCGAGATATTCAAGACCACGAATATCACCCAGTCTGCCATCGGTGATAAGACGGGGCTATGGACGACGGTCATTGCCGCAGCCATTCTTATTGCATGAAGGACAACCAGCGATGAGCAAATTCCTGAAAAATCCTGTTGAACCATTTGAGGTAAATGGGAAAAAGAAGATCGATGCCATCCTTGATGATATGGGGAAGACCTCCTTTCAGGGAAGAAATCTTTCCCGGGCTTTCAGGGTATGGCAGAACATGCTCGAAGAGGATGCCTTCATCTTCTTCGGGCTTGCGGGAGCAATGGTCCCTGCCGGGATGAGGAAGATCGTCTCCTACCTGATAGAGAACAGGATGATCGATTGCATCGTTTCTACCGGTGCCAATCTCTTTCACGATACATGCGAGACGATCGGCTACAGGCACTACATCGGAAGCCCTAACGCAGACGACCTGGAACTTCTAAAACACGGGGTTGACCGCATCTACGATACCTTCGCCAGCGAGAAGGAGTTCGAGAAGGTCGATGTCTACATTTATAGATTTGCAGAGAGTCTGGATCGATCGAGGGTCTATACGACGCGAGAATTTCTCAACCTGCTTGGCAAAGAGCTCCTCAAAAAATTTGGCAACGAGGGAATTGTTTCGACGGCAGCCAGGGTGGGAATTCCTGTTTACTGTCCTGCCATCGGGGACTCCTCCATCGGGATCGCTCTTGCAGCCTTCGACAGCGGCAGAGACGGATTCTTTAAATTCGACGTCGTCGGAGATGTCCGAGAGACGGCTGAGATAGTCATGAAAAACAGGACCACGGGAGTCATCTACATCAGTGGCGGCACTCCGAAGAATTTCATTCAGCAGACTGAGGTCACGGCTCCTATGATCGACAAGGTTAAGGTGGGGCATAAATACGCCATCCAGATTACGGCAGATTCGCCTAACTGGGGAGGGCTTAGCGGCTGCACATTCGAGGAGGCCCAATCATGGGGAAAGATCTCTAAAAATGCGATGATGGCTTCCGTCAACTGCGATTCGACGATAGCTCTTCCGATCATTGCATCTGCCCTCGCTGCCCGTTACGGCAATCGGATGAAAAAGCGCCCGCTGAAGAAATATCCCTTTAATATGTAGCCGGTATCCCATCGAAGAAATATTTTTAATGAATGATTGGCTCTTATGAAAAATCCTGGCAAGTTAAGAAAAAGAAGAGTCTTTGGCGGTGAGGAAGCCGTCATCGGCGGTTATGAGCAATCCCGTGTAGCCGTGCTGCCTGTACCATACGAGGCGACGACGACCTATGGAAAGGGAACCAGGAACGGGCCAGAGGCCATCCTTAGAGCCTCGGAGAATATGGAGCTGTACGATGAAGAGATCGGCGCAGAGATCTTCAAAATTGGAATCCACACTCTGCCTCCGCTCTCTTTTAAATCGAAGGACCTCCTGCCGGGAGCTATCAAACATGGCGGAAGAGTGGGGAGGGAAGGTTGCAAATCAGCTTTTGAACTGATCGAGGACAGGGTAAGATCTCTTCTCAATGATGGGAAATTCCCTGCGATCCTCGGTGGCGAGCATTCGATCACTCCTTCTGTCGTCTCGGCCTTCATGAGCGGACTCAAGCATTGTGATCTGACCGTGGTTCAACTTGATGCACATGCAGATCTTCGCGATAGCTACCTCGGCTCGAAGTTCAACCATGCCTGCGCTATGGCGCGCGTCACCGAGATGTGCCATGCCGTCCAGATCGGCATCAGGAGCATGTCGTTTGAAGAGAGCCAAAAAATAAAAATATCGTCAAGAAGAGCTGAAAGCAAGAATCCGTTCATGTATCAAACTGAGCCTGGGAGGAACTGGATCGTCTTTGCTTCGGACATGCAGGATGAAGGATGGATCGATAAGATCCTTCCGAAAATCTACGGTAAAGTCTATCTGACGATAGACCTTGATTATTTCGACCCCTCCATCATGCCCTCCGTTGGAACACCTGAACCAGGAGGAGGGCACTGGCATCACACGCTCGAGTTTCTGAAAAAACTCTCCAAGAAAACTCATATCGTTGGCCTTGACGTCGTCGAGCTCTGTCCGCAGAGAGGAAACCCTGCCTCGGATTTCCTCGCCGCCAGGCTCATCTCTAAAGTCCTCGGCTACATCTTTCACAGAGACCTTCGATAACTCTTTGGGAAGATCGATAGGGTTGTGCAATCGGTGCTCTACGGACAGTACAGCTCTTTTATGTGGTGCTGAAATTCTGCCGGACCTTCATATTTTTCAATCTTCACGGCCTCTACCGGAGTCACAATCATATCAAGACAGAAGCAGTTCTTCCCCGGGACGATTTCATCATAATCCACTTCAAGTTTCTGTCCGGTTTTCGTCACACAGGTTATATCCACTCCATAGCAACTGTTCGCCCTTCTCCCGAGCGCCACGTAAACTGCCGTCTCTCTTTCAAAATCGATAAGGGTCGTGTCGCAGGGAGGTTTGGGCTCGATAAGAGCGTAGACTTTATCCCAGAATTCACACCACTCCTTCTCATTGTTGATGAGTCCTTGAGCAGGTTCACCAAAGCCCGAGAGATTTTCATTTAGAACCTCGGTAAAAGGAATGCCGTTGCAGGGCTTCGGTTCATCTCCTGGAGGCTTGGGCTTCTTACCGGCAGTGGATTGAGAGACTGGAATCAAAAGAGATAGAACAACCAAGAGTATCAGGATTTTATGAATCTTTTTCATATGCTCCTCCCTCACAATGTAGGGTTATTTGATTGGTATATTTTTTTAAAATAATACTTGAATTTACTTACTGAGTCAATGCAAATTTTGTAAATGACATTAACAGAAAATTTGTTTTTCGACTAAAGAAATAGCATCAGGATGAAAATGCTGCTAAACTTATTGCTGCTAGGGTTGACCAGATTTGTTGCTTCTTTCAGAATTTAATCATGACATACGATGCTTAGCCTTTCAATTCTTTCTATTAACAAAACCTTCAAGTCATCTTGATAAAAATGACGAACAGTAGCAGGTTAACACATAACAAGGCAGCCAGAATCGGTTCTATCATCGCAATAATTATTCTCATCACATTTCTCCATTATTCCACCCCCACTGCAAAGGCATATTTTCACAACGTATACCAGAGGCTCTATTACATTCCAATAATCCTGTCCTGCTACTGGTTCGGGTTCTTTGGAGGGGTGGGCTCAGCCCTCATCATTACGATTCTCTATATTCCCCATGTTACCATCCACTGGAAGCATGAGGAGACCTACCAGTTTAACCAGATTGTTGAAATTGTAATGTTTTTCACGATTGGAGCCATTGCTGGCTATCTATCGGACAGGGAGAAGAGGCAAAGGGAGAGGTATATAAGGACTGCTGAAGAGAGGGATCATGCATTTAAAGAACTTCAACAAACCTTTGAGCGCCTGAGACTTCTCGACAGACTATCGACCCTCGGCAAGCTGTCCGCAGGCATGGCCCATGAGATCAAGAATCCCCTGGCAGGAATCTACGGCTCCATGGAAATACTTGAGAAAGAGTTTGATGAGGAGAACCCAAAATATGAATTTGTTCAGATTCTCAAAAAGGAGATCAACCGTCTCACAGGTATTGTCAACAGGTACCTTGAACTTGCCAGACCGCGCAAGCCTGAAAAGTCTGTCAGCAATTTGAACGATACAGTGAAATCACTGATAGAGATATGCTCAAGACAGGCTGAAAAGGATGGCATCACAATAAAATCAAATCTTGATCCAGCGCTCCCTGACACGCTTCTTGATGAAGGACAGATAAGGCAGGCCATTCTGAACATTCTGATCAATGCCATGGAAGAAACACCGGGGGGAAAATCCATAGAGGTAGAAACGGGAATTTTAGAAAAGAAGATTTTTGTTTCCATAAGAGATCAGGGGAAGGGCATTTCAGAAAGTGACATGGGAAAACTCTTCGACCCATTTTTTACAACTAAGAAAGAGGGAACAGGTCTTGGCTTGCCCATAGCTTTTCAGATCATAACAAATCATGGCGGAGAGATCCGCGTAAAAAATGACCTTTCAGGCGGAGCCATTTTTACTATTCTGCTTTCCATGGAAACTCCGGGAGGGGCATCTTGAAGAAGAAGAGGATTCTACTAATAGACGATGATGAAAGCCTGAGAAGAATCGTGGAGTTCAATCTGACAGAGGATGGGTATGAAGTCGTAAGTGCTGCGGATGGGATCACCGGATTCAATCTCTTTAAGAATGAGAATTTTGATCTCGTCATCGCGGACATAAGAATGCCGGGAATGGATGGCATAGACCTTCTAAATCGAATTAAGACCATCTCCTATGATGCCATCGTCATCATCATTACGGCTCATGGAACCATAGAATCCGCCATAGAAGCCATGAAACTTGGGGCCTTTGATTTCATCACAAAACCTTTCTCGAAAAACCAGCTCAGCATAATTGTGAAAAAGGCTTTTGAGTATGGAAGGCTCATGGAAGAGAACAGAAACCTCAGGAGAATGGTTCAGGACCGATACTCTTTTGAAAATATTGTTGGAAAATCTCAATCGATGGAAGCCCTGTACAGAAGCATCACCAGAGTCGCCATGGTTGATAGTTCCGTCCTGATTTCTGGTGAGAGCGGTACGGGTAAGGAACTCTTTGCCAGAGCGATTCACTTCAATAGCTCCAGAGCACAGGAACCTTTCATAACAGTCAATTGCAGTGCCATTCCTGAACACCTGTTCGAATCCGAGCTCTTCGGGCATAGAAAGGGAGCATTCACGGGAGCCGTGTCGGATAAGGTGGGAAAGTTTGAAGCAGCGGATGGGGGAACAATATTTCTTGATGAAATTGCAGAAATCCCTCTCCACCTTCAATCGAAAATTTTAAGAGTTCTCCAGGAGGGAGAGATAGATAAAATCGGATGGGTTCATCCCATCAAAGTAGATGTTCGGGTCATTTCTGCAACAAACAGGAAGCTTGAAAAACTTGTTTCGGAAAATAAATTCAGGGAAGATCTCTACTATAGACTCAACATAGTCCCTCTTCACATCCCTCCTCTAAGAGAGAGAAAGGATGACATTCCCCTTCTGGCAGACTACTTTATGAGAAAATTTTCAGAAAGGTTTGGAAAGGTAGGCCTCCATCTTGAAAAAGAGACTTTCAAGTACTTTGAAAAACACGATTGGCTTGGCAATGTGCGTGAGCTTGAGAACACCATTGAAAGACTTGTTGTCATGAGCCAGGGTAACTCTATCAAGGCTGAAGATCTTCCCGACAATATGCTGCATCCAAAGGTTGAATCGGAAGGTATTGTAGGCTCCCTCCCAAAAGAAGGAGTAGCTCTGGATGAAATTGAAAGAGATGTCATAAGAAAGGCTCTTGAATTGAATAGCTGGAATCAGAGCAAAACGGCAAGTTTTTTAAAAATCAGCAGGCAAACCCTCCTTTACAGAATGAAGAAGCACAAGATTGGATAAGCCTGTTTTAAAAGAGACACCAAGTGTTTCTTTTCAAACATTAACTGTATTTATCAGTCCCACATTCCTCGCTACACCTATCCCCCGATGGGGCTCTTCCATTTCGGGCGGATGGTGTTGCTTTGCCTCCGCCACCAGCCGATTATCATTTTTCCTTCAGGGTTAAAGGCTTACTTCGCTAAAATCATTTAAATAAAGATAACTTCTCCATGGGGAGCTTTTGCAGCCAGAAACAATCTTGCTCTGAAATAACTAACATTCTATAAAAGAGTTATAATTTGTGAGGATGGATCACTTACGATGCAAGGATAAAGTAAAATGGATCCCGGATTTTTTGGCACTTTCATTGCTCAATGTTAACTCCATTTTTGGAATCCTGATTTGAAGGGTGAGAGATGAGTCTAATAAAAAGATATTTCATGGTATTTCTGCCACTTGCGATCTTCATGCAACTATTGCCCTCGTATTCCGGGGAACAGGAAGAGGGGGAAGCGGATTTTTCTGGAACTCTCGAACTTGATTCTTTAATCTTGTATGCCATTGAACATAATCCAGAACTCGAATCTTTAAGAAAGCAAATTGAAGCTGCAAATTCGAGAATACCCCAGGCCAGAGCCCTTGAAGATCCGATGTTTGAAATTGAAGTTGATTCTGTTCCGATTGACACCATCAATCTCTCCGAAGCCATGCAGATAAAGTACACGGCGACTCAAAGGATGCCATTCAGAGGAAAACTCTCCCTTCAGGGTGACATCGCTTCCAAAAGCGCCATAGCGTTAAAAGACATTTTTCATGATAGAGAAAGGGAAATCATTTCAAAAGTCAAGAAGTCCTACTATAAGATCTATCTTGCGGACAAATCCATCCAGATCAACAGAGAAAACAAAAAAATCATGACCGAACTTGAAGAAATTGCCAGGACAAAGTATTCCGTTGGTGAAGGGACTCAGCAAGATGTGTTGAAAGCTCTTGTGGAACTGATCAATCTTGACAATGAGTTGATCCTTCTGGAACAGGAAATGGAATCAGCCAGGGCAGAGCTGAACAGGCTATTGAATCGCCCCAGCCTTGCACCCATCGGGATGCCTCGCAATTTTGAATACAAAGAGTTGAAAATCTCCATCGATTCTCTTCAGAAGGCTGCACTTGAGAGAAGGCCGATTCTCACGTCACTTCAAAATATGATTGAAATGAATAAATTGGCACTTGCTCTTTCAAAAAAGCAGTATTACCCCGACTTCAGCACAGGTTTTTCATATGGCCAGACGAACATGGGCAGAGACAGGTGGAGCCTCATGGTTGGCTTGAATATCCCTCTCTGGTACAGGAAAAAACAGGCCTACGGTGTCATTGAGGCAGAGAATAATCTTAAATCGAGCATGGCAGACTACGAGGCAGCAAGGAATCTTGTACTCTTTGAGGTGCGCGATTCATACTTGAGAGTGTCGTCAAGTTTCAAAAAGCTTGAACTCTATAAAGATGGAATCATACCCCAGGCAGAACAATCTTTTAAATCAGCCATCGCCGGGTATAAAACCAATCTCATTGATTTTCTGACCCTTCTCGACAACTGGAGAACTCTCCTCAGATTCTGGCTTGATTACCATTCCCTCCTCGCTCAATATCAACAAGACCTGTCCGATCTTGAATTCGCAGTTGGAGGAACATTATCTGAAATATCAGGAGAATAGAAATGACTGTCTCAAAGAGATCAAAATTTATTATTTTCATAGGAGTGCTGGCCATTATTGTTATCGTGCTGGGATTTTCCCTTTATTCAACGGACCTTATTCCCTTCGTCTTCAAGGGAGGTCAGGAGCAAAAGACCTCTTTAAAGTATCACTGCCCGATGCATCCGGTGATCATTTCCGACAAGCCGGGCGACTGTCCCATCTGCAACATGCGGCTTGTGCCAATCGCGGAGCAACAGGGCACGCCCGTGACTACCAGTAAAAAGAAAATCATGTACCGCTCCACGATGAACCCCGTCGAAATCAGCGACAAGCCAGGCAAGGATTCAATGGGTATGGACATGGAGCCGTTCGAGGTCGAGGAGGGCGAGGGAGGATCGACGGTGAGCAGTCTCGCGACAGTTTCTATCGCTCCGGCAGCCCGCCAGCGAATGGGGTTGACTCTGGGCTTCATTGAGAAACGCGAACTTTCGCGTGACATCCGTACTTCGGCGCGCATCGTGGCTGATGAAACGCGGTTGTTCAGAGTTACAACAAAGGTCGAGGGCTGGGTGGACACACTGTTCATCAACGTCACAGGCCAGGAGGTCAGGAAGGGTGAACCATTGCTGGCTATTTACAGTCCAGAACTGGTTTCAGCCCAGCAGGAATACCTCTTGGCGATTCAGACCGTCAAAGAATTGGCGCGGAGCTCGAACGACAATGTGTTGCGCAGTGCGGACATGTTGCTCGAGGCAGCGTTACGGAGGTTGCAGCTCTGGGATATCAGCGACGATCAGATCAAACGGCTCGAACAGACGGGTCAGGTTGAAAAGAATCTGACGCTTTATGCGCCCGCCAGCGGGTGGGTGATCGAAAAAAACATACTGGCAGGTCAGAAGATCATGCCCGGAGACTCGCTTCTGGTCATCGCCGATCTTACTCATGTGTGGGGCGACGCCGATATCTATCAGTCAGACCTGCCGTACGTGAAGGTCGGGATGCCGGTTGAAGTCACGATTCCCTTCTGGGAAAGCAAGACTTTCAAAGGCACGGTGACGTTCATTACGCCGACACTCGATGCTCAGACACGCACCGTGAAGGCACGTCTGGACATTGAAAACCCGGAGCTTCTGCTCAAGCCTGAGATGTACGCCAACGCTCGACTTTTCTACTCCTTAGGTGAGATGTTGGCAATTCCCGAAGCTGCCATTATGCGCACGGGCGAACAGATATATGCGTTCAAGGAGGCAGGCGATGGTCGGCTCATTCCCATCCAGATCAAGATCGGCCCGCGCGCGGATGGCTTTTTCCAGTTGCTGTCAGGTCTGAACAAGGGGGATAGGGTTGCCACATCTGCGAACTTCCTTGTAGACTCGGAGTCGCAATTGAAGGCAGCGCTGGAAGCCGTGGGAGGGCACAAGCATTGATCCCATTCATGCACAATCCTGATTCAGGCGATCGAAAACTGACACCGATCCAGAAGTGGATCTCGTTTTCGGCACACAACCGCATTCTGGTCATCATCCTGACAGCT encodes the following:
- a CDS encoding deoxyhypusine synthase; translated protein: MSKFLKNPVEPFEVNGKKKIDAILDDMGKTSFQGRNLSRAFRVWQNMLEEDAFIFFGLAGAMVPAGMRKIVSYLIENRMIDCIVSTGANLFHDTCETIGYRHYIGSPNADDLELLKHGVDRIYDTFASEKEFEKVDVYIYRFAESLDRSRVYTTREFLNLLGKELLKKFGNEGIVSTAARVGIPVYCPAIGDSSIGIALAAFDSGRDGFFKFDVVGDVRETAEIVMKNRTTGVIYISGGTPKNFIQQTEVTAPMIDKVKVGHKYAIQITADSPNWGGLSGCTFEEAQSWGKISKNAMMASVNCDSTIALPIIASALAARYGNRMKKRPLKKYPFNM
- a CDS encoding arginine decarboxylase, pyruvoyl-dependent, giving the protein MTYVPTKLFLTKGVGKHKEKLASFEMALRKADIAHLNLVRVSSIFPPHCKLISKNSGMKYLKPGQITHVVISECSTNEPHRLIAASVGVALPKNPDNYGYLSEHHAHGQVEENAGDYAEDLAASMLATILGVEFDPDKSWNEKKEIWKISSEIFKTTNITQSAIGDKTGLWTTVIAAAILIA
- a CDS encoding ATP-binding protein, encoding MVPRTYWLNLIESAWKRKSVVWLSGVRRVGKTFLCKSIQNIEYFDCELPRVRKQMEDPEGFLATLGKKKVVLDEIHRLSNPSELLKIAADHFPSVKLIATGSSTLQASTRFRDTLSGRKTDIWLTPMNSSDLTDFGNHDLAHRFLRGGLPPFFMSPHLPERDFQDWIDSYWARDIQELFRLERRHSFQKYMEMLFAQSGGLFEANRFAKPCEVSRGTISNYLSVLEATWIIHVIRPFSTRRSVEIIAAPKTYAFDTGFVCYYRGWHHLRDDDFGLLWEHWVLNEMQSHLQAPIVHYWRDKQGHEIDFILIPRGRKPIAIECKWKAENFDPTNLKVFRNQYPDGPNWVVCQDVLHTYTRIHANMKVTFMGTGDLRTHIERIFPKK
- the speB gene encoding agmatinase, whose product is MKNPGKLRKRRVFGGEEAVIGGYEQSRVAVLPVPYEATTTYGKGTRNGPEAILRASENMELYDEEIGAEIFKIGIHTLPPLSFKSKDLLPGAIKHGGRVGREGCKSAFELIEDRVRSLLNDGKFPAILGGEHSITPSVVSAFMSGLKHCDLTVVQLDAHADLRDSYLGSKFNHACAMARVTEMCHAVQIGIRSMSFEESQKIKISSRRAESKNPFMYQTEPGRNWIVFASDMQDEGWIDKILPKIYGKVYLTIDLDYFDPSIMPSVGTPEPGGGHWHHTLEFLKKLSKKTHIVGLDVVELCPQRGNPASDFLAARLISKVLGYIFHRDLR
- a CDS encoding sigma-54 dependent transcriptional regulator; the encoded protein is MKKKRILLIDDDESLRRIVEFNLTEDGYEVVSAADGITGFNLFKNENFDLVIADIRMPGMDGIDLLNRIKTISYDAIVIIITAHGTIESAIEAMKLGAFDFITKPFSKNQLSIIVKKAFEYGRLMEENRNLRRMVQDRYSFENIVGKSQSMEALYRSITRVAMVDSSVLISGESGTGKELFARAIHFNSSRAQEPFITVNCSAIPEHLFESELFGHRKGAFTGAVSDKVGKFEAADGGTIFLDEIAEIPLHLQSKILRVLQEGEIDKIGWVHPIKVDVRVISATNRKLEKLVSENKFREDLYYRLNIVPLHIPPLRERKDDIPLLADYFMRKFSERFGKVGLHLEKETFKYFEKHDWLGNVRELENTIERLVVMSQGNSIKAEDLPDNMLHPKVESEGIVGSLPKEGVALDEIERDVIRKALELNSWNQSKTASFLKISRQTLLYRMKKHKIG
- a CDS encoding ATP-binding protein — translated: MTNSSRLTHNKAARIGSIIAIIILITFLHYSTPTAKAYFHNVYQRLYYIPIILSCYWFGFFGGVGSALIITILYIPHVTIHWKHEETYQFNQIVEIVMFFTIGAIAGYLSDREKRQRERYIRTAEERDHAFKELQQTFERLRLLDRLSTLGKLSAGMAHEIKNPLAGIYGSMEILEKEFDEENPKYEFVQILKKEINRLTGIVNRYLELARPRKPEKSVSNLNDTVKSLIEICSRQAEKDGITIKSNLDPALPDTLLDEGQIRQAILNILINAMEETPGGKSIEVETGILEKKIFVSIRDQGKGISESDMGKLFDPFFTTKKEGTGLGLPIAFQIITNHGGEIRVKNDLSGGAIFTILLSMETPGGAS
- a CDS encoding DUF4412 domain-containing protein gives rise to the protein MKTTVFQAGKPVSAFIMDLSAQMITQINYGDRSYITSTIQEFVQTMKGAVNTAMKQMEEALKQVPPEQRKMMEEMMRSQMPKQEDCPEAKTELRRTGHQETIAGYTAIRYDVLVDGKMTSELWISKGIDAWKEIDPEKLQKLSAEFEKLAGCGNKTGLSVSDPSWKVVAEGFPMRTVMKMGEVTVIELVKAESKAIPAAEFQPPAGFARKTWQEMMHQ
- a CDS encoding protease complex subunit PrcB family protein → MKKIHKILILLVVLSLLIPVSQSTAGKKPKPPGDEPKPCNGIPFTEVLNENLSGFGEPAQGLINNEKEWCEFWDKVYALIEPKPPCDTTLIDFERETAVYVALGRRANSCYGVDITCVTKTGQKLEVDYDEIVPGKNCFCLDMIVTPVEAVKIEKYEGPAEFQHHIKELYCP
- a CDS encoding TetR/AcrR family transcriptional regulator — translated: MERKRAEKQPEGKSVTQRIITAASEVFAEEGFAGARVDEIARRARINKAMLYYHFGDKASLYAAVILSVIHGTWERIGDSIEAASSSEDKLRTLITGIAQAATASPHYPRLILRELATGAINLPEPVLKEWTGIFQKVRALLEEGQRERRFRPVDPLMTHLSIIGSIIVMAATEPVRERIKASGSPGIRTVKFTRSIGEHVADIILNGIKTESHKSHSLRRI
- a CDS encoding TolC family protein, whose product is MSLIKRYFMVFLPLAIFMQLLPSYSGEQEEGEADFSGTLELDSLILYAIEHNPELESLRKQIEAANSRIPQARALEDPMFEIEVDSVPIDTINLSEAMQIKYTATQRMPFRGKLSLQGDIASKSAIALKDIFHDREREIISKVKKSYYKIYLADKSIQINRENKKIMTELEEIARTKYSVGEGTQQDVLKALVELINLDNELILLEQEMESARAELNRLLNRPSLAPIGMPRNFEYKELKISIDSLQKAALERRPILTSLQNMIEMNKLALALSKKQYYPDFSTGFSYGQTNMGRDRWSLMVGLNIPLWYRKKQAYGVIEAENNLKSSMADYEAARNLVLFEVRDSYLRVSSSFKKLELYKDGIIPQAEQSFKSAIAGYKTNLIDFLTLLDNWRTLLRFWLDYHSLLAQYQQDLSDLEFAVGGTLSEISGE